Proteins co-encoded in one bacterium genomic window:
- the thpR gene encoding RNA 2',3'-cyclic phosphodiesterase: MRCFIAIPLPKYTHEELSKIQTQLKEVSADIRWVKIENIHLTLKFLGEVDESKIKTISEELKKTVREHTSFESCIGKLGTFPTLLNPKIIWIGIRKNEDKINKLQQAIEKIMEPLGLKKETRAFSSHLTLGRVRSKKNIQKLTEKIKILSLPQFKPITVDRIVLFQSILKSSGAEYNILDEFNLKVVRHSHH, translated from the coding sequence ATGCGTTGCTTTATAGCTATCCCTTTACCTAAATACACTCACGAAGAACTTTCCAAAATACAAACTCAATTAAAAGAAGTCTCAGCAGATATTAGATGGGTGAAAATTGAAAATATACATCTTACTTTAAAATTTTTGGGTGAAGTTGATGAATCAAAAATCAAAACAATTTCTGAAGAATTAAAAAAAACAGTCAGAGAACATACAAGTTTTGAATCCTGTATTGGAAAACTCGGAACATTCCCTACTCTATTAAATCCTAAAATAATCTGGATAGGTATAAGAAAAAATGAAGATAAGATAAATAAATTACAACAGGCAATAGAAAAGATTATGGAACCATTAGGATTAAAGAAAGAAACACGCGCATTTTCCTCCCACCTTACACTGGGAAGAGTGCGAAGCAAAAAGAATATCCAAAAGTTAACAGAGAAAATAAAAATACTATCTTTGCCGCAATTTAAACCCATTACAGTAGATAGAATTGTCCTTTTTCAGAGCATACTAAAATCATCTGGAGCAGAATATAATATTTTGGACGAATTTAATCTCAAAGTTGTCCGCCACTCCCACCATTAA
- the recA gene encoding recombinase RecA codes for MNKDKALELALSQIEKQHGKGSIMRLGDARAYIPVEVISTGALTLDLALGVGGLPRGRVTEIYGPEASGKTTLSLHVIANAQKMGGKAAFIDVEHALDPKYAKILGVDLDNLLVSQPDTGEQALDITEVLVRSNTMDVIVIDSVAALVPRAELEGDMGDSHMGLQARLMSQALRKLTSSISKSKTVCIFINQIRMKIGVMWGNPETTTGGKALKFYSSVRLDIRRTGKITGENDTITGSTNRVKVVKNKVAPPFRQAMLDVLYNQGISWESSVIEAAAEYGIVEKAGSWYSYKGEKIGQGKENATKYLKEHADITKEIVTKVKEKAGILKPPAKERNK; via the coding sequence ATTAACAAAGATAAAGCGCTTGAGTTGGCTTTAAGTCAAATAGAAAAACAACACGGTAAGGGTTCTATTATGCGCCTCGGTGACGCAAGAGCATATATTCCGGTTGAGGTTATATCTACCGGAGCACTCACTCTTGATTTGGCATTAGGCGTGGGAGGACTTCCTCGAGGTAGAGTGACTGAAATATACGGGCCTGAAGCAAGCGGTAAGACAACGCTTTCTCTTCACGTAATAGCGAATGCGCAAAAAATGGGAGGAAAGGCAGCGTTTATTGATGTTGAACATGCCCTAGACCCTAAATATGCCAAGATTTTGGGGGTTGACCTGGACAATCTATTGGTTTCCCAGCCCGATACAGGCGAACAGGCGCTGGATATCACTGAAGTTTTAGTCAGGTCAAACACAATGGATGTAATTGTGATTGATTCGGTAGCAGCTTTAGTTCCAAGAGCAGAACTTGAAGGAGATATGGGCGATTCGCACATGGGACTTCAGGCACGGCTTATGTCACAAGCTTTAAGAAAACTTACATCTTCTATAAGTAAATCCAAAACTGTATGTATCTTCATTAATCAGATAAGAATGAAAATCGGCGTAATGTGGGGCAATCCCGAGACCACTACAGGCGGGAAAGCATTAAAATTCTATTCATCGGTAAGATTAGATATACGAAGAACGGGTAAGATAACCGGAGAAAACGACACTATTACCGGAAGCACAAACAGAGTGAAAGTCGTAAAAAACAAAGTTGCTCCGCCTTTCAGACAAGCTATGTTGGATGTTTTATATAATCAAGGCATATCATGGGAAAGCAGTGTGATAGAAGCCGCCGCAGAATACGGTATTGTAGAAAAAGCCGGTTCATGGTATTCATATAAAGGAGAAAAGATAGGGCAAGGGAAAGAAAACGCCACAAAATACTTAAAAGAACATGCAGATATCACCAAGGAAATAGTAACAAAGGTTAAAGAAAAAGCAGGGATACTCAAACCCCCGGCAAAAGAGAGGAATAAATAA
- the rplI gene encoding 50S ribosomal protein L9 codes for MKLILTKDVENLGQIGDIVNVKEGYARNYLIPKKLVFEATPANEKIIQKEKIKADKRRKENRKAIDELCQKLEKLSLTAPVQVGEKDKLYGSVTTQDVSDLLKKEGFDIDKRKIEISNPIKALGIYSVKIKLDPKVTATTKVWVVKM; via the coding sequence ATGAAATTAATATTAACTAAAGATGTAGAAAACCTGGGTCAAATCGGTGACATAGTAAATGTAAAGGAAGGATATGCTCGTAACTATCTTATCCCTAAAAAGTTAGTTTTTGAAGCAACACCAGCAAACGAAAAAATCATACAAAAGGAAAAAATAAAAGCTGATAAGAGAAGAAAAGAAAACAGAAAAGCAATAGACGAACTGTGTCAAAAATTAGAAAAACTTTCTTTAACTGCACCGGTTCAGGTGGGAGAAAAAGACAAATTATATGGTTCTGTAACCACACAGGATGTTTCGGACCTTTTGAAAAAAGAGGGCTTTGATATAGACAAAAGAAAAATAGAAATTTCTAATCCGATAAAAGCATTAGGTATATACAGCGTAAAAATCAAACTTGACCCTAAAGTTACTGCCACTACAAAAGTTTGGGTGGTGAAGATGTAA
- the proB gene encoding glutamate 5-kinase: MDKAKVLSKSKCIVVKIGSRVITSSKNELDSSLINALVKDIEALYRKKHQILIVTSGAIVAGLKDLKLGSRPTNLPLKQAASAVGQVKLMHSYATAFKKYNIPVAQILLTREDLHNSKRYLNAKNTLRRLLDKGVIPIINENDTVAVEEIKFGDNDTLSALVSLMMDVDLLTILTNVDGLYTDLPCDNNPIRSLHPVRNRISNGTSQKCGIPKAFGITSNEARFVPYVKKITPAIEKMAKAKGDGAGGMETKIKAAKMLTQAGIPVVIANGKEKQILNKIISGKEIGTFFAAIEKKKK; this comes from the coding sequence ATGGATAAAGCAAAAGTCCTTTCAAAATCAAAATGCATAGTCGTAAAAATCGGCAGCCGTGTTATAACCTCATCCAAAAACGAACTGGATTCATCCCTAATAAACGCTTTAGTTAAGGATATTGAAGCGCTATACAGAAAAAAACATCAGATTTTAATTGTAACTTCCGGCGCAATAGTGGCGGGGCTAAAAGATTTAAAACTCGGTTCAAGACCTACCAACCTGCCTTTAAAACAAGCCGCATCCGCAGTGGGACAAGTAAAACTAATGCACAGTTACGCTACCGCATTTAAAAAATACAATATCCCTGTTGCGCAAATTCTTTTGACACGAGAGGATTTGCACAACAGCAAGAGATATTTAAATGCAAAAAATACCTTGCGTCGTCTTTTAGACAAAGGTGTTATACCTATCATTAACGAAAACGATACGGTTGCCGTGGAAGAAATAAAATTCGGGGACAACGACACACTTTCAGCTTTAGTTTCTCTTATGATGGATGTGGACTTATTAACAATCCTCACAAATGTAGATGGGTTATATACGGACTTGCCCTGTGACAATAACCCCATTAGAAGCCTACATCCCGTTAGAAATAGAATTTCTAACGGGACAAGCCAAAAGTGTGGCATCCCGAAAGCCTTCGGGATTACTTCCAACGAGGCAAGGTTCGTGCCTTATGTAAAGAAGATTACACCTGCAATAGAAAAAATGGCTAAAGCTAAAGGCGACGGCGCAGGCGGAATGGAAACTAAAATCAAAGCGGCAAAAATGCTTACTCAGGCAGGAATACCAGTTGTTATAGCTAACGGCAAAGAAAAACAGATATTAAATAAGATAATTTCAGGTAAAGAAATCGGCACATTCTTCGCTGCGATTGAAAAGAAGAAAAAATAA